A region from the Candidatus Electrothrix scaldis genome encodes:
- a CDS encoding PqqD family protein has protein sequence MNKDSIITLEADYLLEKIENEITVYHPSLTTSIYLNESGAVIWELCDGKRTIAEIIDILVAAYPENAESIEAGVLDIIGRLVDKNIAHLRQENKAPSC, from the coding sequence ATGAATAAAGACAGCATTATTACCCTGGAAGCGGACTATCTGCTTGAGAAGATTGAGAACGAGATTACCGTGTATCACCCATCTCTCACCACCTCGATCTATCTCAACGAAAGCGGGGCGGTCATCTGGGAGCTCTGTGATGGCAAAAGAACCATTGCTGAAATTATCGATATTTTGGTCGCAGCCTATCCAGAAAACGCGGAGTCTATCGAAGCAGGTGTGCTGGACATTATTGGCAGGCTGGTTGATAAAAACATTGCCCACCTCAGGCAGGAAAACAAGGCACCATCCTGTTAA
- a CDS encoding nucleotidyltransferase family protein: MIQAILALCARDLSHDTMLTQLDQSLAAFQRHGGSWSQLIREAERQGVAPLLYKHTRLLNYAIPVNERRMLQGLYLRNRHSNSIRNKAVQDILHLCSQQGTPLLLVKGIALANFAYDEIGLRPMRDIDLLIHKDDIGKVKDILYQLGYRPDEKHAVPDNYYHLTPMNKNIDGLPVSMEVHHNLLPFHPQYPLWPLEKSYDTAWEFKINGITARTLNLEDTLWYVYLHGFRAPLTYEPFRLVHVADLVTLVEKFSEKIDWQSASKEMRILSNALSCLHHLTPWPQHIREELELNIPDRPQRVGFPYEGWPLRKIQKTPWAKLPQLARKTLWPSQWWVQLYYGHMQGRGYCKARCIDHPRMLWRWIKAYWHAHRTAALLPTETKVPQSRSKGIGRAE, translated from the coding sequence ATGATCCAGGCTATCCTTGCACTCTGCGCCCGCGATTTGAGCCATGACACCATGCTTACCCAGCTGGATCAATCTCTTGCTGCATTTCAGAGACATGGAGGCTCCTGGAGCCAGCTGATCCGGGAAGCGGAAAGGCAAGGCGTCGCCCCTTTGCTCTATAAGCACACCCGCTTACTGAACTACGCCATACCAGTCAATGAGCGACGCATGCTCCAAGGCCTGTACTTGCGGAACCGGCATTCCAATAGCATCAGAAACAAGGCGGTTCAGGATATTCTTCACCTCTGTTCCCAACAAGGTACCCCTCTCCTTCTCGTCAAGGGGATCGCCCTGGCCAATTTCGCCTATGATGAAATCGGGCTGCGCCCTATGCGGGACATTGATCTTCTCATACACAAAGACGATATTGGCAAAGTTAAGGATATTCTTTACCAGCTTGGCTATAGGCCTGATGAAAAGCATGCTGTCCCGGATAACTATTACCATCTTACCCCGATGAACAAAAACATTGACGGGCTTCCGGTAAGCATGGAGGTCCATCACAACCTACTCCCCTTTCATCCCCAATATCCCTTATGGCCCCTGGAAAAGTCTTACGACACAGCTTGGGAATTTAAGATTAATGGCATTACAGCTCGCACACTCAACCTGGAAGACACCTTATGGTATGTGTACCTGCATGGCTTCCGGGCACCTCTGACCTATGAGCCATTCAGGCTTGTCCATGTTGCCGACCTGGTCACCCTTGTTGAAAAATTCTCTGAGAAGATAGACTGGCAAAGCGCCAGCAAAGAGATGCGAATCCTTAGCAACGCACTCTCCTGCTTACACCACCTCACTCCGTGGCCCCAGCATATCCGCGAAGAGCTTGAGCTCAACATACCTGATCGCCCACAGCGCGTTGGCTTCCCTTATGAAGGCTGGCCTCTACGAAAAATACAAAAAACACCGTGGGCAAAGCTGCCACAGCTTGCACGAAAAACTCTCTGGCCGTCTCAGTGGTGGGTGCAGCTTTATTATGGTCATATGCAGGGACGTGGTTATTGCAAGGCACGATGCATTGATCATCCACGCATGCTGTGGCGATGGATCAAGGCCTATTGGCATGCGCATCGAACAGCAGCCCTACTGCCCACCGAGACCAAAGTTCCGCAGAGCCGTTCGAAAGGCATTGGCAGGGCTGAATAA
- a CDS encoding SLC13 family permease, producing MHFNIQTINYLKESKLFSLCSNTDLARIAPFISEISLNTGDLLFYTGEHAESLFLLMDGQIEIQSGRRILNTIKSGTLGEESVNRKGKYLTTAVALQDAKLLKIPQKQLLRLLKKYPEMKDKVYSSLVNHHAYIKIEDKTNKEVKKDDAEIITVIGWIFAILLPLATYYYADNLAFDWKSKIFLTVAIATVVMWIFRLVDEYIPSIMAIIAILVLDIAPPDVVLSGFTSGSFFMALSIFGLSAILTTSGVTYRIVINLFRFLPLSQFWHSLAIFITGIFLTPLFPSANGRIGIATPILLDMAESLGYRKGGKAATRLAIATFSGFTLFSSIFLSSKSMHFIVFGILPLQVRERFSWGYWLYASLIAGLVLMGFYFLLTQVMFQNSDKPRLSRDIIKAQYEVLGPLSAQEWAAIGGIALFALGVATSSIHKIQLPWVGFAVLYLILVLGFLSKRDFKTHVDWTFLLYLGALIGLIKTISYLGLDTLLGQEFVWLGKYMKDDFYLFVPLLSICTMLLRLFIPNTATVAILSSVLFPIALSNGINPWIIGFIILIMSDSWIMPYQCSYYLLFDELTSSRKIFSKAMMLEFNLISIFFRVAAIYASIPFWKSIGIL from the coding sequence ATGCACTTTAATATACAAACTATAAACTACCTGAAAGAATCAAAGCTTTTTTCGCTTTGCTCAAATACTGATCTTGCTCGCATTGCTCCCTTTATCTCTGAAATTTCTCTCAATACAGGAGATCTCTTATTCTATACCGGAGAGCACGCCGAAAGCCTGTTCCTGCTCATGGATGGTCAAATTGAAATCCAGTCAGGAAGGAGAATTTTAAACACAATAAAATCAGGAACATTAGGAGAAGAAAGCGTTAATAGAAAGGGAAAATATCTCACAACGGCTGTTGCACTGCAAGATGCAAAGCTCCTGAAAATTCCACAAAAGCAGCTCCTCCGCTTACTCAAGAAGTACCCAGAGATGAAGGACAAGGTCTATTCATCCCTGGTAAATCACCACGCTTACATTAAAATTGAGGATAAGACAAACAAAGAGGTCAAAAAAGACGACGCTGAAATCATCACGGTTATCGGCTGGATCTTTGCTATTCTCTTACCCTTAGCGACCTATTATTATGCCGACAATCTCGCCTTTGACTGGAAGAGTAAGATATTCTTAACCGTTGCCATTGCAACGGTGGTTATGTGGATTTTCAGGCTGGTTGATGAGTATATCCCCAGTATTATGGCTATCATAGCAATACTGGTTCTGGATATAGCGCCGCCCGATGTCGTCCTCTCCGGCTTTACCTCAGGAAGTTTTTTTATGGCGCTGAGTATTTTTGGGCTTAGTGCCATCCTAACAACGAGTGGGGTAACCTACAGAATCGTTATCAATTTATTCAGATTTCTTCCCTTATCGCAATTCTGGCATTCCCTGGCAATCTTTATAACCGGTATCTTTCTTACTCCACTTTTTCCCTCTGCAAATGGACGTATAGGGATTGCCACACCTATCTTATTGGATATGGCAGAATCTCTTGGTTATAGGAAAGGAGGCAAGGCCGCAACACGTCTTGCCATTGCAACCTTTTCTGGTTTCACATTATTTTCCAGCATCTTCCTGAGTAGTAAGTCCATGCATTTTATTGTCTTCGGCATCCTTCCTCTTCAAGTACGGGAACGATTCAGCTGGGGATATTGGTTGTATGCCTCCCTGATTGCCGGGCTTGTTCTCATGGGCTTTTACTTCCTCCTAACGCAGGTCATGTTTCAAAACAGTGATAAACCGAGGCTCTCCCGAGATATCATAAAAGCGCAGTATGAAGTACTGGGACCGTTATCTGCTCAGGAATGGGCCGCTATCGGCGGTATTGCTCTTTTTGCTCTGGGTGTTGCGACCTCATCAATCCACAAAATCCAACTCCCCTGGGTGGGTTTTGCAGTTCTCTATCTCATCCTCGTCCTCGGATTTCTTTCAAAAAGAGACTTCAAAACCCATGTGGACTGGACCTTTCTCCTCTACCTTGGCGCACTCATCGGCCTGATAAAAACAATATCATATCTTGGGCTCGATACCCTGCTTGGACAGGAATTCGTGTGGTTAGGGAAATATATGAAGGACGATTTTTACCTGTTCGTTCCACTCCTTTCTATCTGCACGATGCTTCTCAGACTCTTTATTCCCAATACCGCAACAGTTGCGATTCTTTCCTCTGTTCTCTTTCCTATCGCCCTTTCAAACGGTATCAACCCCTGGATTATCGGATTTATTATCCTTATCATGAGTGATTCCTGGATCATGCCCTATCAGTGCTCTTATTACCTTCTCTTTGATGAACTCACATCATCCAGAAAAATTTTTAGCAAGGCTATGATGTTGGAATTTAATCTCATTTCAATATTTTTCAGAGTAGCTGCAATATATGCCTCCATACCGTTTTGGAAATCAATCGGAATTTTATAA
- a CDS encoding ABC transporter substrate binding protein translates to MDTKRNPSPEYKEKAGRNAIKAINQWNPNIIIAVDDNAQKFVAMHYNNSKAINIVFTGVNASVDTYGYDKAKNVTGILERIPFQEFREIFVQILPKNKRRIVHISDSSVTSQLVHEELTNVDWSPLKLVKSFQCETFKEWKEVIKNVDKIGDILLVTHYHTLQDENGKTMSPTDVMAWTAENVKIPDIGCWGFFVKDGGMMSIAVSPYEQGEEAAKMAVKIIEEKIPPNEIEVKINSLYVVHMRGDKLKERNISPPKMLEAFAKATNNYYE, encoded by the coding sequence ATGGATACCAAAAGGAATCCATCACCAGAGTATAAGGAAAAGGCGGGAAGAAATGCCATAAAGGCAATCAATCAGTGGAATCCGAATATTATTATTGCTGTAGACGATAATGCCCAAAAATTTGTGGCAATGCATTATAACAACAGCAAAGCGATAAATATTGTCTTCACAGGTGTAAATGCCTCTGTTGACACATACGGTTATGATAAAGCGAAAAATGTAACAGGCATTCTTGAACGCATTCCTTTCCAAGAATTCCGAGAAATCTTTGTGCAAATCTTACCAAAGAATAAACGACGCATTGTCCATATTTCCGACTCATCAGTCACCTCCCAATTAGTGCATGAAGAATTAACCAATGTGGACTGGAGTCCGCTCAAGCTCGTTAAATCGTTTCAATGCGAAACCTTTAAAGAGTGGAAAGAGGTCATTAAAAATGTCGACAAAATAGGAGATATACTTCTCGTCACCCATTACCACACCCTTCAGGATGAAAATGGCAAAACAATGAGCCCAACAGATGTCATGGCGTGGACAGCTGAGAATGTAAAAATACCCGATATCGGCTGTTGGGGATTCTTTGTCAAAGATGGTGGAATGATGTCAATAGCTGTTTCACCTTATGAACAGGGCGAAGAAGCTGCTAAAATGGCAGTAAAAATTATTGAGGAGAAGATCCCGCCCAACGAAATAGAGGTAAAAATCAACAGCCTCTATGTCGTCCACATGCGAGGAGACAAACTCAAAGAAAGAAATATATCTCCACCTAAAATGCTGGAAGCATTCGCGAAAGCGACAAATAATTATTACGAATAG
- a CDS encoding cation diffusion facilitator family transporter, with product MAELLSPLRCSNSEHRRKKAENVVNVGLFCNTVLALVKVVAGIIGHSQALLADGINSISDVIYFIAVKIFVRLSGKPADCEHPYGHHQLESIAALVIGAFVITTGAAIFWDSIDFAFKLFTGAVPSHPIGQFALYVALATILTKILLMLQARKVGQETGNLAIKALAQDHLNDIFASAGAAIGITLSQMGAPWVDPVAGAVVAVIMAKTGLDILREASSDLMDNVPSEELAREIYDLLEEVIEVEAIEDIHAHRFGPYLVVNLTICIDGDLTVRKGDEIADQVESKLLKGIEMLRKVYVHYHPAGNGTKMGDAERSECSSSA from the coding sequence ATGGCTGAACTTCTAAGCCCACTTCGCTGTAGTAATTCAGAACATCGCCGGAAAAAAGCCGAAAATGTGGTGAATGTCGGCCTGTTTTGCAACACCGTCCTTGCCCTGGTCAAGGTGGTTGCAGGTATTATAGGGCATAGCCAGGCCTTGCTGGCCGATGGGATTAATTCAATCTCCGACGTGATCTACTTTATTGCGGTGAAGATATTTGTTCGGCTTTCTGGAAAACCGGCAGATTGCGAGCATCCCTATGGACACCACCAGCTTGAGAGCATAGCGGCCTTGGTTATCGGTGCCTTTGTTATCACCACCGGTGCAGCGATCTTCTGGGATTCCATAGATTTTGCCTTTAAATTATTTACCGGCGCCGTACCGTCACACCCCATAGGGCAGTTTGCCCTGTATGTGGCCTTAGCCACCATCTTGACCAAGATTTTGCTCATGTTGCAGGCGCGTAAGGTCGGGCAGGAGACGGGAAATTTGGCGATCAAGGCTTTGGCTCAGGACCATCTCAATGATATTTTTGCCTCAGCTGGTGCTGCTATCGGTATTACTTTGAGCCAGATGGGTGCCCCCTGGGTGGACCCCGTAGCCGGAGCTGTTGTGGCAGTGATCATGGCGAAGACAGGCCTGGACATCCTTCGTGAGGCTTCTTCGGATTTGATGGATAATGTGCCCAGTGAGGAACTGGCTCGGGAAATTTATGATCTGCTGGAGGAGGTCATCGAGGTAGAGGCCATTGAGGATATTCACGCCCATCGTTTTGGACCCTACCTCGTGGTCAACCTGACCATCTGCATTGATGGGGATCTGACCGTCAGGAAAGGAGATGAAATTGCCGACCAGGTGGAGAGTAAGCTCTTGAAGGGGATAGAAATGCTCCGCAAGGTCTATGTGCATTATCATCCTGCCGGTAATGGGACAAAGATGGGCGATGCGGAGCGCTCAGAGTGTTCATCATCCGCCTGA
- a CDS encoding radical SAM protein: MIFQWHITNRCNLRCLHCYQQTYEDASELSLEEIEQVLAQIEQFRSRYRSRGPLHLTLTGGEPFLFPHLEALIEKVHAQKTIRGYSLLTNGHYIDAERIQFLKKHPPAYVQISLDGTKEKHELIRGKGSFTRAVQGIRQLVAAGIRTSVSFTATKKNYKDILKLSFLCNRLNINHLWTDRVIPSPGDAEGLSLGPAEVRKYIWLLRLAVLINLHHPFTRNRISFARGLQFLSFPFQKPYRCSAGRPLLALMPNGDVYPCRRMEYLVGNLFEQSLAEIYETNDLFSRLQDNTLSVRGCEKCRHARTCHGGLKCLAMAKNGDPFTRDPGCYVRSEAVKEVVRNE; this comes from the coding sequence ATGATCTTTCAATGGCATATTACAAATCGCTGTAACCTTCGCTGCCTGCATTGCTACCAGCAAACTTATGAGGATGCCAGCGAGCTTTCGCTGGAAGAGATAGAGCAGGTGCTGGCCCAGATTGAGCAATTCCGGTCCAGGTACCGGTCACGGGGGCCTCTTCATCTTACCCTCACCGGTGGCGAGCCCTTTTTGTTCCCGCACCTTGAGGCCCTCATAGAAAAGGTGCATGCGCAGAAAACGATCCGAGGTTATAGCCTCCTCACCAATGGGCATTATATCGATGCCGAGCGTATTCAATTCCTGAAAAAGCATCCCCCTGCCTATGTGCAAATCAGCTTAGACGGCACCAAAGAGAAGCATGAGCTCATCCGGGGAAAGGGGAGTTTTACCAGGGCTGTGCAGGGGATTCGGCAGCTGGTCGCCGCAGGTATCAGAACCAGTGTCTCCTTCACCGCAACGAAGAAAAATTATAAGGATATATTGAAATTATCCTTTCTTTGTAATCGCCTCAATATCAACCATCTTTGGACAGATCGGGTGATACCGAGCCCCGGAGATGCAGAGGGGCTTTCCCTTGGACCTGCTGAGGTCAGGAAGTATATCTGGCTCTTGCGGCTGGCTGTGCTCATCAATCTGCATCATCCCTTTACCCGCAACCGTATTTCTTTTGCCAGGGGCCTGCAATTCCTTTCCTTTCCCTTTCAAAAACCGTATCGGTGCTCTGCCGGACGACCCCTGCTTGCCCTCATGCCCAATGGGGATGTCTATCCTTGTAGAAGGATGGAATATCTGGTGGGTAATCTCTTTGAACAGAGCCTTGCAGAAATATACGAGACCAATGATCTGTTCAGTCGCCTTCAGGATAATACCCTTTCTGTTCGGGGCTGCGAAAAATGCAGGCATGCGAGGACTTGTCATGGTGGGTTGAAATGCCTTGCAATGGCAAAGAATGGTGATCCTTTTACACGGGATCCTGGGTGTTATGTTCGTTCTGAAGCAGTGAAAGAGGTGGTTAGGAATGAGTAA
- a CDS encoding DEAD/DEAH box helicase produces the protein MAAAQLIVNAECFLSGASEELCTTIREQLTIDNPKYLDAQRYSRWVGKQLKPKLHFYRQEGQSLVFPRGFGNRAVLLCRRFMGEDPVLIDQRRKVAPINCEFLGELRPYQEEAVQAFAGHSFGVLEAGTGSGKTVMALKIIAERKQPTIILVHSRELLEQWMERIAAFLNIRAGQAGGGRYDPRPVTVAIVNTARNRLDDLVPRFGQLIVDECHRVPSTLFTDVVSGFDTYYMLGLSATAFRREMGMTKLIYSYMGDRVHAVDPGLLAETGAVVRPDLIQHETEFFAPYSGEYPKLIKALTLDLKRNQQIVGDVVAMIQQGNEGTILLVSDRVAHCQALLNSLQQEGIIAEMLTGSISLNARADIVRRVQKGEVQVLLSTLQLISEGFDCPGLATLVLATPIRFEGRLLQVVGRIMRPAEGKKALVIDYVDGKVGVLLRSGLARADIFARWQ, from the coding sequence ATGGCAGCAGCGCAGCTCATTGTGAACGCAGAGTGTTTTTTGAGCGGGGCCTCGGAGGAACTGTGTACCACTATCCGAGAGCAGCTGACCATTGATAATCCCAAATATCTGGATGCCCAACGTTACTCTCGTTGGGTAGGCAAACAGCTCAAACCAAAACTCCATTTCTATCGCCAGGAAGGGCAGAGCCTGGTCTTTCCCCGAGGCTTCGGTAATCGTGCTGTCCTTCTTTGCCGTCGCTTCATGGGGGAGGACCCCGTCCTGATTGATCAGCGGCGGAAAGTGGCCCCCATCAATTGTGAGTTTTTGGGTGAACTCCGTCCCTACCAGGAGGAGGCTGTCCAGGCCTTTGCGGGTCATTCCTTCGGGGTGCTGGAGGCGGGCACCGGTTCCGGCAAGACGGTCATGGCCTTAAAGATCATTGCCGAGCGCAAACAACCCACCATCATCCTTGTGCATTCCCGCGAGCTCCTGGAACAATGGATGGAGCGCATCGCGGCCTTTCTCAATATCCGGGCTGGTCAGGCTGGTGGTGGCCGTTATGATCCCCGGCCTGTGACTGTGGCTATTGTCAACACGGCTCGTAATCGCTTGGATGACTTGGTGCCTCGTTTTGGTCAGCTCATAGTCGACGAATGCCATCGGGTTCCGTCGACTCTTTTCACCGATGTGGTGAGCGGATTTGATACCTATTACATGCTGGGGCTGTCTGCCACGGCCTTTCGCCGTGAGATGGGCATGACCAAGCTCATCTACAGCTATATGGGCGACCGGGTCCATGCTGTAGACCCTGGTCTGCTGGCTGAAACAGGCGCGGTTGTCCGGCCCGATCTTATCCAGCACGAGACCGAGTTCTTTGCTCCCTATTCCGGGGAGTATCCCAAATTAATCAAGGCCCTGACTCTGGACCTGAAGCGTAATCAACAGATTGTGGGAGATGTGGTGGCGATGATCCAGCAGGGCAATGAGGGGACCATCCTGCTGGTTTCTGATCGGGTGGCTCATTGCCAGGCCTTGCTGAACAGCCTGCAACAAGAGGGCATTATTGCTGAGATGCTCACCGGCAGTATTTCATTGAATGCGCGGGCCGATATTGTTCGGCGGGTGCAAAAGGGCGAGGTCCAGGTGCTGCTCTCCACCTTGCAGCTGATCAGCGAGGGCTTTGATTGCCCTGGTCTTGCCACCCTGGTGCTGGCAACACCGATTCGTTTTGAGGGCCGTCTCCTCCAAGTGGTGGGGCGGATCATGCGACCAGCCGAGGGTAAGAAGGCCCTGGTTATTGATTATGTGGATGGCAAGGTCGGGGTGCTACTTCGTTCCGGTCTTGCCCGGGCAGATATCTTTGCACGTTGGCAGTAG
- a CDS encoding histidine triad nucleotide-binding protein, whose protein sequence is MAENCLFCKIIKGEIPSDKLYEDDEVLAFRDIAPTAPVHFLVIPKKHISGPAAVAEEDQALIGKLMRIGSQVAKEEGIENFRVVFNNGAEAGQTVFHIHMHIIGGRSLNWPPG, encoded by the coding sequence ATGGCAGAGAATTGTCTTTTCTGTAAAATCATCAAGGGAGAAATTCCCTCAGATAAACTCTATGAAGACGATGAGGTGCTGGCCTTTCGGGATATCGCCCCTACAGCCCCTGTTCACTTTCTCGTCATTCCGAAAAAACATATCAGCGGTCCGGCTGCGGTAGCAGAAGAGGACCAAGCGCTCATCGGCAAGCTGATGCGGATCGGCTCTCAGGTTGCCAAAGAAGAAGGAATTGAAAACTTTCGGGTTGTTTTTAATAACGGTGCCGAGGCAGGTCAGACAGTTTTTCACATCCACATGCATATCATCGGTGGACGCAGCCTGAATTGGCCTCCAGGTTGA
- the gptM gene encoding geopeptide radical SAM maturase, whose translation MHFTPYLTIHRHPSILDQVLLFSTKTGALVLLPEEDFTALQNGDTENEYIASLTEMGFLVQDLEAEHREVVRYMEDINRYNPNLTLALILGMECNFACKYCFEGQQKGEKKAMDDRTADQLIAFIKERFKPGKKKLILQLYGGEPLLYTKRIIYLAERLKPFVEEREGEFVFTLVSNGSLLTEQVVDELNAWGLDGVKVTVDGPPENHNQFRPFKSGVGSFDVIAGNLKKVCSKTNIRLGGNYTSETYQDFATVLDLLAEDGISPDKIDRVSFNIVMKVQDKITSNEFVGGCATINEPWLRDASLHVRKEVLQRGYPIGELGPEPCAVEMDDAFTVHYDGSLYKCVCWVGHEQYKIGDVWQGVTEDYQESHHLLHWQREEKCQKCKYLPLCFGGCRYMAYQRDGHMGQVDCRKPFLDATLESMLLQDLRYIYEQIE comes from the coding sequence ATGCATTTCACCCCCTACCTCACTATCCATAGACATCCCTCCATCCTGGATCAAGTCCTGCTTTTTTCCACCAAAACCGGTGCCCTTGTCCTCTTGCCCGAAGAGGATTTTACCGCCCTGCAAAACGGGGACACGGAAAACGAGTATATTGCGTCCCTCACGGAGATGGGTTTTCTCGTCCAAGACCTGGAGGCAGAACACCGGGAAGTCGTGCGATATATGGAGGACATTAATCGCTATAACCCCAATTTGACCCTGGCCCTTATCCTGGGGATGGAATGTAACTTTGCCTGCAAGTACTGTTTTGAGGGGCAACAGAAAGGGGAGAAGAAGGCGATGGACGACCGGACCGCAGACCAACTGATCGCTTTTATCAAAGAGCGTTTCAAGCCCGGCAAGAAAAAGCTGATTTTGCAACTCTACGGGGGCGAACCGCTCCTCTATACCAAACGGATTATCTATCTGGCAGAGCGTTTGAAACCCTTTGTTGAGGAAAGAGAAGGGGAGTTTGTCTTTACCTTGGTTTCAAATGGTTCCCTGCTCACTGAGCAAGTGGTGGATGAGCTCAATGCATGGGGCTTGGACGGTGTCAAGGTGACCGTCGACGGACCACCAGAGAACCATAATCAATTCCGCCCCTTCAAGTCAGGTGTCGGGAGCTTTGATGTTATCGCAGGGAACCTAAAAAAGGTATGCTCGAAGACTAATATTCGCCTGGGCGGTAATTACACCAGCGAGACATACCAGGATTTCGCAACGGTCCTTGATCTGCTTGCTGAGGACGGCATAAGCCCGGATAAGATAGACCGGGTCAGCTTTAATATCGTGATGAAGGTCCAGGATAAAATTACCAGCAATGAATTCGTGGGAGGCTGCGCCACCATCAACGAACCCTGGCTGCGTGACGCTTCGCTTCATGTACGTAAGGAGGTCTTACAACGGGGCTATCCCATCGGAGAACTGGGACCGGAACCCTGTGCTGTCGAGATGGATGATGCCTTTACTGTGCATTACGACGGCAGCCTCTATAAATGCGTGTGCTGGGTCGGGCACGAGCAGTATAAAATCGGTGATGTCTGGCAGGGTGTGACCGAAGACTATCAGGAATCCCACCACCTTTTGCACTGGCAACGAGAAGAGAAATGCCAGAAATGCAAATATCTGCCGCTCTGCTTTGGTGGCTGCCGTTATATGGCCTACCAACGTGATGGCCATATGGGGCAGGTGGATTGCCGGAAGCCCTTTCTTGATGCCACCCTGGAAAGTATGCTCCTCCAGGATCTCCGATATATTTACGAGCAGATAGAATAG